In Tsuneonella amylolytica, one genomic interval encodes:
- a CDS encoding ABC transporter ATP-binding protein, translating into MAETILDIRDLTKVYPGGLKALDGVDMQIRRGEIFALLGPNGAGKTTLIGAVCGIVRISGGTISAFGKDMGHSWRDARRRIGLVPQELGFDMFETVERGVRYSRGLFGLAPDPARIEEVLRSLSLWDKRKEQIRALSGGMKRRVLIAKALAHDPELLFLDEPTAGVDVELRRDMWRQIAALRGRGTTVILTTHYIEEAEEMADRVGVIDKGRILLVDDKAAIMARLGRTEARFRLATPLGAVPDSLCAYPLVLEDDGATLVYRGGDGTGKGKAEVAALAQALAKQDIAFVALDQKESSLEDIFVDLVEEKQRAAAA; encoded by the coding sequence GTGGCCGAAACGATCCTCGACATTCGCGACCTGACGAAGGTCTATCCCGGCGGCCTCAAGGCGCTGGACGGCGTCGACATGCAGATCCGCCGCGGCGAAATCTTCGCGCTGCTGGGACCCAACGGCGCGGGCAAGACGACGCTGATCGGCGCGGTTTGCGGTATCGTCCGCATTTCGGGCGGCACGATCTCGGCCTTCGGCAAGGACATGGGCCACAGTTGGCGCGACGCGCGCAGGCGCATCGGCCTGGTGCCGCAGGAACTGGGCTTCGACATGTTCGAAACGGTCGAACGCGGAGTGCGCTACTCGCGCGGACTTTTCGGGCTCGCCCCCGATCCCGCGCGTATCGAGGAGGTGCTGCGCAGCCTCAGCCTGTGGGACAAGCGCAAGGAGCAGATCCGCGCGCTGTCGGGCGGCATGAAGCGCCGCGTGCTGATCGCCAAGGCGCTGGCGCACGATCCCGAACTGCTGTTCCTCGACGAACCGACCGCCGGGGTCGATGTCGAGCTGCGACGCGACATGTGGCGCCAGATCGCCGCGCTGCGCGGACGCGGCACCACCGTGATCCTCACCACGCACTACATCGAGGAGGCCGAGGAGATGGCCGACCGGGTGGGCGTGATCGACAAGGGCCGCATTCTGCTCGTCGACGACAAGGCCGCGATCATGGCGCGGCTCGGCCGGACCGAGGCGCGTTTCCGCCTCGCCACTCCGCTCGGCGCGGTGCCCGATTCGCTGTGCGCATACCCGCTGGTGCTGGAGGACGATGGCGCGACGCTCGTCTACCGGGGCGGCGACGGGACGGGGAAGGGCAAGGCCGAGGTCGCCGCACTGGCGCAGGCGCTGGCCAAGCAGGACATCGCGTTCGTCGCGCTCGACCAGAAGGAAAGCTCGCTCGAGGACATCTTCGTCGATCTCGTCGAAGAGAAGCAGCGGGCGGCCGCGGCATGA
- a CDS encoding ABC transporter permease, giving the protein MIGWRSTYAIYRNELMRFLRTAFGSLVAPVLTTSLYFIVFGAAIGGRMNDIGGVDYGAFIVPGLLMLTLLSESTSNASFGIYMPRFTGAIYELLSAPVGVVETLLGFVGAAATKSLILAAIILLTATLFVDYRIEHPVLALLFIVLVSASFSLLGFILGVWAEGFEKLQMVPLLILTPLTFLGGTFYSINMLPEPWRTVALFNPIAFLVNGLRWTFYGEADVSIGVSLGLTLGSLAVCIGVIAWIFRTGWRLRG; this is encoded by the coding sequence ATGATCGGCTGGCGTTCCACCTACGCGATCTATCGCAACGAACTCATGCGCTTCCTGCGTACGGCATTCGGCTCGCTCGTGGCACCCGTGCTGACCACCAGCCTGTATTTCATCGTCTTCGGCGCAGCCATCGGCGGCCGGATGAACGACATCGGCGGGGTCGATTATGGCGCGTTTATCGTGCCCGGCCTGCTGATGCTGACGCTGCTGTCCGAAAGCACGAGCAACGCCAGTTTCGGCATATATATGCCGCGCTTCACCGGTGCGATCTACGAACTGCTGTCGGCCCCTGTGGGGGTGGTCGAGACATTGCTCGGCTTCGTGGGTGCGGCGGCGACCAAGAGCCTGATCCTCGCCGCGATCATCCTCCTCACCGCGACGCTGTTCGTCGATTACCGCATCGAACATCCGGTGTTGGCTTTGCTGTTCATCGTGCTGGTCTCGGCCAGTTTCTCGCTGCTCGGCTTCATTCTCGGCGTGTGGGCCGAAGGGTTCGAGAAGCTGCAGATGGTCCCCCTGCTGATCCTGACGCCGCTGACCTTCCTCGGCGGGACGTTCTATTCGATCAACATGCTGCCCGAACCGTGGCGGACCGTCGCGCTGTTCAACCCGATCGCCTTCCTGGTGAATGGCCTTCGTTGGACTTTCTACGGCGAGGCCGACGTCAGCATCGGCGTCTCGCTCGGGCTGACGCTCGGATCCCTGGCGGTATGCATCGGCGTCATCGCATGGATATTCCGCACCGGGTGGCGCCTTCGCGGCTGA